Within the Dechloromonas denitrificans genome, the region CCCAGAGCGCCGCTTCGGCCTCGCTCGACACTTCGACGACGACGGCCCGCTCCGGCCACTGGCGGCGAAGCCGCGCTAGCGTTGCCGGCGGCGCTTCGTCGCCGAGAAAGGCGCGATGCTCGGCAAAAACCAGCAGGGTTTCCGACAGGCTCAGGCGGTGCGGGCTGGCCCCGGCGCAGAGCACGGCCTTCATCGCCGCGGCCTTGGTGCCGGGAAAGTTCTTCCGGGTGCATACAACGCTGGCCGCCGGATTGCCGCGCCGGGCGGCGGCGACGATCTCGGCGGTGCTGGTGGCGATTCCCGACAGGTACTCCATCAGGGTTTGCGCCGTTTTCCAGATGGCATGCAGGGCGCCGGCTTCGCCTTCGAGGCGCAGTATCTCGTCGCCGGCCGCCAGGCGTTCGCCGCTTGCGCGGCTGGCGCCGATCAGGCGAAGGCCGCGCAGTTGCGCCAGGCGCCCGACCTCTTCGCTGCCGCACAGCAGCATGGCGTAGCGGGCGCGGCAGATCAGTCTTCCCGGTTGTCGGTCGATGGCCAGGGCGAAGCTGGTCGCATCGCCGCAGGGGACATCTTCAAGCAGCAGGTTTTCCAGGAAGCTGTCGGGCAGCGTGTAGGGGTTCATGCCGGGCGGGGCGCTTAGCGCAGGGCGTAGCCGAAGGACTTGATGACTTTCCGGGCGGCTTCGCTCTTCAGGTAGCTCATCAGGGCAATTGCCGCCGCCTTGTCCTTGCCCTTGGCGAGGATGACCGCATCCTGGCGGATCGGGTCGTAGAGGTTGGCCGGTACGATCCAACCCGAACCGGCGGCGATCTTGTCGTTGTTGATGACTTGGGAGTAGGCGACGAAGCCGAGTTCGGCGGCGCCGGTGGAGACGAACTGGTGGGTCTGGGAGATGTTTTCGCCCTGGACGAAGAGCGGCTTCAGGTTGTCGAGCACGCCCAGCTTGCCCATCGCCTGCACGGCTGCCGCGCCGTAGGGGGCGGTTTTCGGGTTGGCGATGGCGAGATGCTTGAAACCGCCTTTTTTCAGGATTTCACCCTTGCCGTCGATCAGCTGGGGGGTGGCCGACCACAGCACCAGCGTGCCGATCGCGTAGGTGAAGGCACTGCCGTCCACTGCGTTGCCTTCCTTGATTAGCCGGGCCGGCGTCTCGTCGTCGGCGGCGAGCAGGATTTCGAAGGGCGCGCCGTTCTTGATCTGCGCATAGAACTTGCCGGTCGCGCCGAAGGACAGCGTCGCCTTGTGCCCGGTATCGCGCTCGAAGAGCGCCGAAATGACCTGCATCGGGCCGGTGAAGTTGGCCGCGACGGCGACCTGGACTTCGTCGGCCAGGGCGCCGGCGCTGGCCAGCAGGGAAAGGATCAGGATGCCGAGGCGTTGCATGGAGTTCTCCGGAGTGGGTTATGGGCGGGGGGCGGCCGACCGTTCAGTCGCCTTGCGGCGTCCCGGCTGATCGGCCATGACGGGCTGCTTCAGGAATACTTGCAAAGAATGACGGCCGACGCCTTGAACACCGCGCAGGCCTGGCCGCCGACGACCAGCCCGAGATGCTCGACGCTGTCGTGGGTGACGACGGCGCAGACCGATTTGCCGCTTTTCAGGCTGAGCGTTATTTCGGCATTGACCGGGCCGTCGTGGATCCGGGTGATTTCGCCCCACAGTTGATTGCGGGCGCTGGTCTTCACGGTCGGGTCGCTGAGCAGCAGCACCGACGAGGATTTGACCAGGGCGTTGATTTCCATGCCGATGCTCAGTCCGAGGTTTTCGGCGGAGTCGATGGTGATGATGGCGACGATCTCGTTTTCGTCATCGAGCTTGATGCGGACTTCGTAATCGACATGGCCTTCGCGCAGGCCGACGATATGGCCGGCGAACTGGTTGCGGGCGCTGGTTTTCATCGACATGCGCTTGAGCAGTTGGCGAAACTGCTGGAAGTCGCTGGCTTGCCCGTCGTTCATGCTGGCCGACAGGCGGTCGAGGGCGGCCTGGTATTCGGCCTCGAGCGCCCGGTAGAGCGCGATGGTCTTGCGGCCGTGTTCGGTGAGCAGCGTGCCGCCGCCGTTCTTGCCCCCGGTCGAGCGGACCACCAGCGGCTGGTCGGCCAGGTTGTTCATTGCATCGACGGCATCCCAGGCGGCCTTGTAGGACAGCGGCACGGCTTTTGCTGCCTGGGAAATCGAACCGTGTTGATCGATGGCTTCGAGCAGGCGGATGCGGGTATCGCCAAGAAAGGTGCCGAACTCGGTATCGACTTCAAGTTTGCCGCGCAGGCGGTGCAGGATCGTATCCATGGTTTCGTAATGTCGTAAGTTATACAGCGATGACTATAACCCAGCTTCGTTCCGATCAAATACCCGAAAAACGGTGTGGCGCTATGGTTGTCTTTACCAGACGGAGGCGACTACAGTGTCGCTGACCCGACAATAAATCGTTAGTATATTTTGTATATAGCGAAAAGCGGGCCAGAATCCTTAACTCAGCCAGGAGAACCTCATGAACGTCAGCGCACGCAATGTATTCAAGGGCAAGATCAGCGCCTTGGTCGATGGTGCCGTCAATGCCGAAGTCGAACTGACCCTGCCGGGCGGCGACAAAATTGTCGCAATCGTGACAGAGGGCAGCGTCAAATCGCTCGGCCTGGCGGTCGGCAAGGAGGCCGTCGCCTATGTCAAGGCACCGTGGGTCATGCTGCTGGCCGGGCCGGCCAATGTGAAGTTCTCGGCCCGTAACCAGTTGGCCGGAAAAGTCGCCAAGGTGCAGAAGGGCGCGGTCAATACCGAAGTCGGCATCGTCCTGCCCGGTGGTTCGATCGTGTACGCCGTGGTGACCAACGAAGCGGTGCTTGAACTCGGTTTGAAGGAAGGCAGCGAAGCCGCGGCGCTGATCAAGGCCAGCCACGTGATTCTCGGCGTGCCGGCCTGACCGTTATTGGCTTGCCGGGAAAAGGCGGTCGCGGCCCAAGCCGCTCTGAAAGTGTGTAGCACCCACTAGAGCATAGCCAGTCGTGGGGCGGAACTGGGCCAGCTATTGTAGCCAACAAAAGGTTGGTGAGTAGCAGATCAGCTTTCACTTTGCTTCGGCCAAGTCCGCACTGCATAGCATTCAAGGGAATCCTTCGGGGTTCCCTTCCCTTTTTGCATTGTTCTGTTGAATATGGTCTTGTACTATGAATAATCCTCAGCAGGAGAGCCATGTTTGACTCTATCAAAAAACTGTTTTTTTCTGGCCGAGCCAAGCGGCTTTTAAGCTACGCAGATGGCATTTCAGAGGTGGCGTTGCTCACTGTGTATATGTCAATTACCACCTACATATCATCACAGAATCCAGGCTTGGATAGGAATCGTGTGGCCCAAAGAGCGGCGGCATGGACAAACTATTTATTTGGTAGTGATTCTTCTGACCGCCACAGCAACCTCAACCTTGATTATGAATATGCGAAGGCGGTTCAATGGTTGGATGACGATTCATCTGGCCTTCAAGAACTGGTCATACAGGGGTTGCGTATAAAGAACACGGTTTACCATGCCAGAACCGGCACGGCTGAGTTGAAGGGGGCTGACCTATTGAAAGTGTTTGGGAGCCGCTATCCCGATGCGCCTGATTTGGATAAATACGCTGCATCTGTGCATTTATCTATGTGGGCATCTTTGACGAGCGAACAAAGGGACGAAGTATTCAATTACATCCGTACAGGCCCGTATGCGAAATATTTCAAGGGTTCCAAGTCGTTCGGATGGGATTGAGCAACACCTAAGCTATAGAGCTTCGGCCAAGAACCCCCCCCTTTTTTTCACGTTGGGGCTTCTTCAGAAAGTGCAACACCCTTTCAGGGGGGGCGCGGCCGCTTTTTTTGTTGGGCCGGGAAAATGTTCCCTGCTGCCCTGCCGTTGCAGCGGATTGATGGATCAGGCCTCGCCCCCGCCTTGGCGCGAGGCGTTCTGGCTGTTGCTGGAACTTTGCCGCAAGGCGTTGTCGAATCGGGGCCGGAAAACCAATTTGCCGGCACGGTTTGAAACTGCTTCGATCAATCTCTTCGGGAGACCGCTATGTCGAAATGGATCAACTTGCTCGCCCTGTCGTTCTTTACCGCCATCCTCGGTGAAACGGTATTTTTCGCGGTGATCGACCCGCAGCTCCTCTATCTGTTCGGTGAGCCTGTTTCGTGGAGTCCGATGGTGGTCTATTCCGTGGGGTTTTTCATGTTCTGGGGCCTGACGGCTCTGACGGCCGCCTTGGTGGCCTTGATGCAGAAATCCGCGGCAGCGGTTAACCGCGAGCCGGAACTTCGGGCTCGCCAGGCCCGGGACAAACAACTGCCGCGCTCGGCCTAACCAAAAAACCATTGCTTGTCCCCCGCTCCGGCGGTTTACAGCGATTGCAGGAAGGCCTGCACGGCCTGGCGTTGCTCCCGGCTGGCCCGGGCGTAGCGGCGGCGGGCGGTTTCGGCTTCGCCGCCGTGCCAGAGGATGGCTTCCTCGGCGGTCCTCGCCCGGCCGTCGTGCAGCAGGCCGGTGTTCTCGTTGATCGCCTGCAGCGCGCCGAGGCCCCACAGCGGTGCGGTGCGCCACTGGCGGCCGCTGGCCAGATGGTCCGGACGGCCATCGGCCAGTGGCGCCCCCATGTCGTGCAGCAGTAGGTCGGTGTAGGGTGCGAAAACCTGGCGCGACAGGCGCGGATTGTGCGCCACCTCGCCGGTCAGCAGCGCCGGGCGATGGCAGGTGGCGCAGCCCAGTTCGGCGAATAGCGCGGCGCCTTTCTTGACCGTCGGGTCGTCGCTCTGCCGGCGGGGTGGCGGGGCGAGGTTGGCCAGGTAGAACTCGATCTCGGCCAGTTGCACCTCACTCAGCTCCGGCTTGCCGCCGTTGGGCGCGGTACTGCAGGCCGATTGTGCCGGGGTGCAGTTTTCGCCGGGGAACAGCGGCGAGGTGATGCCCATGTCGCCGATGAAGGCGCCGGCGATCTGCTGTTTCAGGTTGGGCATGTTGGCCTTGAGGCCGAAGCGGCCGGCCACCTGCTGGCCGGTCGCCCGGTCGGTGACGCGATTGACCGTGCCGCGCACACCATCCGCTTTCTTCTCGGCGGCCAGCGCCGCCAGCGTCTTGTCGTCGACGGCATCGAGCAGGCCGAGACCGGCGACGTGCGGCGAAACGCGCAGCGAAACCAGCACCTTGCCGAGCGGGCCGTAGGCCAGTTCGGAGAAGCGCACGCTCGGCCAGCGCAGGGCCACCGCGCTGCCGTCCGCCAGGCGTACCTGCTTGTGGCGCCAATGCAGTTGGGCGCGGCCTTCGCCGGGCACGCCGGGAATCCCTTCCTCGTTCAACTGGTCGCCGTAGGCCGGGTGCGGCAGCGGCCCACCCTGCGCATTGCGGCCGGGGATCGAGAGGCGGACGAGCATCGACTGCATGCGCTCGGCCGGCTGTTCCGGGGCGCCGCCCCGGCCGTTCTTGGCGTGGCAGGAGATGCAGGCCAGGCGGTTGTAAAGCGGGCCGAGGCCGTCGACGGTGGTGTCGTTGGCCGGGGCGATTACCCAGCTCTGGCGGAACAGGCTGCGGCCCCGCCGGAAGCGTTCGTTTTCGTCGCCGTT harbors:
- the modD gene encoding ModD protein; the encoded protein is MNPYTLPDSFLENLLLEDVPCGDATSFALAIDRQPGRLICRARYAMLLCGSEEVGRLAQLRGLRLIGASRASGERLAAGDEILRLEGEAGALHAIWKTAQTLMEYLSGIATSTAEIVAAARRGNPAASVVCTRKNFPGTKAAAMKAVLCAGASPHRLSLSETLLVFAEHRAFLGDEAPPATLARLRRQWPERAVVVEVSSEAEAALWAAAGADILQLEKMPPEAVDRLHRQLPGTRLAAAGGVNAANAEAYARAGAHILVTSAPYFAPPRDVAVTLTAAPPATEP
- the modA gene encoding molybdate ABC transporter substrate-binding protein, yielding MQRLGILILSLLASAGALADEVQVAVAANFTGPMQVISALFERDTGHKATLSFGATGKFYAQIKNGAPFEILLAADDETPARLIKEGNAVDGSAFTYAIGTLVLWSATPQLIDGKGEILKKGGFKHLAIANPKTAPYGAAAVQAMGKLGVLDNLKPLFVQGENISQTHQFVSTGAAELGFVAYSQVINNDKIAAGSGWIVPANLYDPIRQDAVILAKGKDKAAAIALMSYLKSEAARKVIKSFGYALR
- a CDS encoding TOBE domain-containing protein; protein product: MDTILHRLRGKLEVDTEFGTFLGDTRIRLLEAIDQHGSISQAAKAVPLSYKAAWDAVDAMNNLADQPLVVRSTGGKNGGGTLLTEHGRKTIALYRALEAEYQAALDRLSASMNDGQASDFQQFRQLLKRMSMKTSARNQFAGHIVGLREGHVDYEVRIKLDDENEIVAIITIDSAENLGLSIGMEINALVKSSSVLLLSDPTVKTSARNQLWGEITRIHDGPVNAEITLSLKSGKSVCAVVTHDSVEHLGLVVGGQACAVFKASAVILCKYS
- a CDS encoding TOBE domain-containing protein; translated protein: MNVSARNVFKGKISALVDGAVNAEVELTLPGGDKIVAIVTEGSVKSLGLAVGKEAVAYVKAPWVMLLAGPANVKFSARNQLAGKVAKVQKGAVNTEVGIVLPGGSIVYAVVTNEAVLELGLKEGSEAAALIKASHVILGVPA
- a CDS encoding di-heme oxidoredictase family protein, translated to MRAPILLLLGACLLAPLARADEPAPATDREVLSRPLAGLNGDENERFRRGRSLFRQSWVIAPANDTTVDGLGPLYNRLACISCHAKNGRGGAPEQPAERMQSMLVRLSIPGRNAQGGPLPHPAYGDQLNEEGIPGVPGEGRAQLHWRHKQVRLADGSAVALRWPSVRFSELAYGPLGKVLVSLRVSPHVAGLGLLDAVDDKTLAALAAEKKADGVRGTVNRVTDRATGQQVAGRFGLKANMPNLKQQIAGAFIGDMGITSPLFPGENCTPAQSACSTAPNGGKPELSEVQLAEIEFYLANLAPPPRRQSDDPTVKKGAALFAELGCATCHRPALLTGEVAHNPRLSRQVFAPYTDLLLHDMGAPLADGRPDHLASGRQWRTAPLWGLGALQAINENTGLLHDGRARTAEEAILWHGGEAETARRRYARASREQRQAVQAFLQSL